From one Phocaeicola salanitronis DSM 18170 genomic stretch:
- a CDS encoding AAA family ATPase, whose product MILKIELENFFSIKDRIRIDFRAANINTALARNLSYNVMSWNGVPVLKSIGLFGPNASGKSNILKAITFCCKMILESHLHNEGVTFNFEPFKFEGFGNKPSRFLIDFVCENVEYEYSFELTRDRIVRESLYHYPVGRRAKVFVREADGKYSFGTGIIAKPMDVALNTSDKNLFLSRASSMNRDVPQKLYRYFMNQFLLGLVNVNDLIVLDSFKTYKKVILKALEICDTDITDIEVRKEQIPAPVLPMPGQTELSFKLVDVLRFKTVHRNQSDVMFDLDMEESNGTRKLFQILIRLLDVVKNKKSIMMDEFDTGLHTRLADFILDLIHASSNNQLLFTSHNTNLIDVKRLRRDQIVFVNKSEQGATCVYSLYDFKDFRENMDAEKGYIQGRFDAVPYVDSSVESIRQILEG is encoded by the coding sequence ATGATACTTAAAATCGAATTGGAGAATTTCTTTTCCATCAAAGACAGGATAAGAATTGATTTTAGGGCGGCAAACATCAATACTGCGCTTGCCCGGAATCTGTCTTACAATGTCATGTCATGGAATGGAGTTCCTGTGCTTAAGAGCATCGGACTTTTTGGACCGAATGCATCGGGCAAGTCGAACATCCTGAAAGCCATCACGTTCTGCTGTAAAATGATTCTTGAGTCTCATTTGCATAATGAGGGTGTGACCTTCAATTTTGAGCCGTTCAAGTTTGAAGGGTTTGGAAACAAGCCTAGCCGGTTCCTTATTGACTTTGTTTGTGAGAATGTGGAATACGAATATTCCTTTGAACTCACACGAGATAGGATTGTACGTGAGAGCCTGTACCATTATCCTGTAGGCAGACGTGCGAAAGTGTTTGTGCGTGAAGCAGACGGGAAGTACAGTTTTGGCACCGGCATTATAGCCAAGCCGATGGATGTCGCACTTAACACAAGCGACAAAAACCTCTTTCTAAGCCGTGCCAGTTCCATGAACAGGGATGTGCCCCAAAAGCTCTACAGGTATTTCATGAACCAGTTTCTGCTCGGTCTTGTAAACGTGAACGATTTAATAGTGCTTGACAGCTTCAAAACGTACAAGAAGGTAATCCTCAAAGCACTTGAAATATGCGATACCGACATAACGGACATAGAAGTCCGTAAAGAACAAATACCGGCTCCCGTACTTCCTATGCCTGGTCAGACGGAATTGTCTTTCAAGTTAGTGGATGTACTTCGTTTCAAGACGGTTCATCGTAACCAAAGTGATGTAATGTTTGACTTGGATATGGAGGAGTCCAACGGCACGAGGAAATTATTCCAAATCCTTATCCGCCTACTCGATGTGGTCAAGAACAAGAAGAGCATCATGATGGACGAGTTTGACACGGGGCTTCACACCCGTTTAGCCGATTTCATACTTGACCTGATACACGCCTCTTCCAATAACCAGTTATTGTTCACTTCGCACAACACAAACTTGATAGATGTCAAAAGATTGAGGCGCGACCAGATAGTATTTGTAAACAAGTCGGAACAAGGGGCTACTTGCGTATATTCCTTGTATGATTTCAAGGATTTCCGAGAAAACATGGATGCGGAAAAAGGGTACATACAAGGCCGTTTTGATGCTGTGCCTTATGTTGATTCCTCTGTTGAGAGCATCAGGCAGATATTGGAGGGCTGA
- a CDS encoding RloB family protein — MGSKREKALSRQMRKVILVICEGETEENYVTLLRKWYKSPIRVISRVEGSKITPSLVENRTRELKISPHDNVQTYLMYDMDVEAINAKLRECKAELLLSNPCFELWLLLHSKDHKSAINADSVIKELKNSTSVWKNYNKASFSDTQKAFLKDKTEIAMERAMRLKEFENPSTEVYKLIIKLIDSKKES, encoded by the coding sequence ATGGGGAGTAAAAGAGAGAAAGCCTTGTCAAGGCAAATGCGGAAAGTCATCCTTGTTATCTGCGAGGGAGAGACAGAGGAGAATTATGTGACGCTGCTCAGAAAATGGTACAAGTCGCCCATAAGAGTTATATCCCGTGTCGAGGGAAGCAAGATAACACCGTCCCTTGTCGAAAATAGAACTCGGGAACTTAAGATCTCTCCGCATGACAATGTACAGACATATCTGATGTATGACATGGATGTGGAAGCTATCAATGCAAAATTGCGAGAGTGCAAGGCTGAGTTGTTGTTAAGCAACCCATGCTTTGAGCTTTGGTTGTTGCTGCATTCGAAAGACCATAAGTCGGCGATTAATGCAGATTCTGTCATCAAGGAGTTGAAAAACAGTACATCTGTCTGGAAAAATTACAATAAGGCCTCTTTTTCTGATACGCAAAAGGCATTCTTGAAAGACAAGACCGAGATAGCTATGGAAAGGGCAATGCGCCTGAAAGAATTTGAAAATCCTTCGACAGAAGTATACAAGCTGATAATCAAATTGATAGATTCTAAAAAAGAAAGCTAA
- a CDS encoding helicase-related protein: MNYNKLQALAANTVAIETAYRVRNEKRTATAAERETLSLYSGFGGIKEVLDLGTNAPMSDKMKQTLDHLVCVLQAIAQDDETLYRELVDSIKASVLTAFYTPKFLIEAVTDQIRATFQANGLLMKSFLEPSAGIGGFLPVSMPDTYKVAFEKDLATGLVLSALQPDTKAVIGGFETIKAQELEYDTFDVIASNIPFGTINVFDADFERRGTPYKQSLKAIHNYFFIKAMELLNEGGLLAFITSRGVADSPSNRFVREYLVHHAHIITALRLPDTLFMQTGGIEVGSDLIILQKDSHKQNLTTRERLFLETCRERTSQGLETEHANKAFSLPQSTLSTGTAIGTNQFGKLMRKYEWNGTEEAIHQRLAEILRANFTHYFKPSLFGGQKQAQPQQEAMLSLFDLFGEATAAVQYKPNTGKRPYTDEMPGWMKDGALVLFEGQLGTIQSRRTDRFSEMAAWFSPIKVNGADMERAKDYFPVRKAYFELSESEAETREEQPLLRERLNKAYDAFVTKWGNFHTDGNKEMMTLDSLGFEVYSIEMQAHGEVVKADIMREPVAFKKIDTSVRLAPMEALASSLNYYGRVDMVYLAQSTGCSESEVIEALEGEMFYNPETSAWEEKGRILAGNVVEKCKAFAGYIHSLAGQARAWTEKTVRALEEVTPELIPYEELDFNMGERWIPTEVYADFAEYLFDVKVDVVYFDVNDTYVISLHGYSPAAYNIYASHGYTGEKLFAHALHDTIPEIKKEVMRGGEWVKVPDEEAMQEVATKIQEIRGKFNAWLDSQPIAVRDELVRLYNERFNCYVRPSYDGSAQTFPRLSFAQFPYDDLYPSQKDAIWMIKQNGGGVCWHEVGAGKTMVMCVAAYEMKRLGLVQKPLIIGLKANVHEIADCFRKAYPSAKLLYPGKEDFTPANREELFSKIKNNNWDCIILTHDQFAKILQSEETMFGIMQQELDDVERSLQVLEESGMGWRNRRMQKALEKRQENLSANLLSLKTRIEDKKDGGIDFHTMGIDHIFVDECHYFKNLMFQTRHTRVAGIGNNQGSQRAMNLLIAIRDIQERTGKDLGATFLSGTVVVNALTELYVLFKYLRPKELAKQRVSCFDAWAAIFTKKTTDYELNVTGSIKRKERFRTYIKVPELAAFLREITDYRTAEMINLDIPDKNVRFLSDKPTMEQEVMIERLVRFANSGEWSDLGLEAPAPEHMDKAKMLIATNVARKMALDMRLLSDQFSDDPTNKASRCAQTIYEYYVKSNAHRGTQFVFSDLSTYKPNEWNVCQDIKDKLVAMGVPASEIQFIQTAKTEKARKKIFEGMNNGTIRVLFGSTSMLGTGVNAQQRAVAVHHLEIPWRPADLEQRNGRAVRKGNTVKLWGGNVVDIIIYGTEKTLDAYKFNLLRNKQLFINQINNGTIAVRRIDEDGMDEDTGMNFAEFVAILSGNTDLLDKAKLDNKIIQLEKEQAAFNKERYRAERKAEGNRQEIDNCKCNIGRMTEDWEHFNTRKEDRNIEINGNAQLTAEEAGRALHSISRKHRGGFTPIGSYNGLRLLVSSEYRLDGSFDRNIFFVEGKSGLKYKCGMSGSLPPSFAAAAVFPQATLENIPKLMERQAERQKHLEGEIIALQQVMARRWSKEEELKRLKQECKELQERINRTLEEAERPTVPTPGTEPMTVPAA; encoded by the coding sequence ATGAACTACAACAAATTGCAAGCATTGGCGGCGAACACAGTAGCTATCGAAACAGCCTATCGGGTGCGGAACGAGAAAAGGACGGCGACAGCAGCCGAACGTGAAACCCTCTCCCTGTATTCGGGATTTGGGGGCATCAAGGAAGTATTGGATTTAGGAACAAATGCCCCCATGTCCGACAAGATGAAACAGACTTTAGACCATCTTGTGTGCGTATTGCAAGCCATAGCACAAGACGACGAAACACTATACAGGGAGCTTGTGGATAGCATAAAGGCATCCGTCCTCACCGCTTTCTATACCCCGAAATTTCTCATAGAGGCGGTGACCGACCAAATACGAGCCACGTTCCAAGCCAACGGTTTGTTAATGAAATCCTTTCTTGAACCGTCCGCAGGAATTGGCGGCTTTCTGCCAGTTTCCATGCCCGACACTTACAAGGTAGCGTTTGAAAAGGACTTGGCGACAGGGCTTGTGCTTTCAGCCTTGCAACCTGATACAAAAGCGGTCATTGGCGGCTTTGAAACCATAAAGGCGCAGGAGTTGGAATACGACACGTTCGATGTGATAGCGTCCAACATACCTTTCGGCACGATAAACGTGTTCGATGCGGACTTTGAACGCAGGGGAACGCCTTACAAACAATCCCTTAAGGCCATTCACAACTATTTCTTCATCAAGGCAATGGAACTGTTAAATGAGGGCGGCTTGCTGGCTTTCATCACGTCAAGGGGCGTGGCTGACAGCCCATCCAATCGCTTTGTGCGTGAATATCTGGTGCATCACGCCCATATCATCACCGCCCTGCGCTTGCCCGACACGCTTTTCATGCAGACCGGCGGCATCGAGGTAGGCAGCGACCTTATCATCTTGCAAAAGGACAGCCACAAGCAAAACCTCACCACAAGGGAACGCCTGTTCTTGGAAACGTGCAGGGAGCGCACATCGCAGGGGCTGGAAACAGAACACGCAAACAAGGCCTTCTCTTTGCCGCAAAGCACGTTGTCCACAGGTACGGCCATCGGCACAAACCAATTCGGCAAGTTGATGCGCAAGTACGAGTGGAACGGCACAGAAGAAGCCATACACCAACGGCTTGCCGAGATATTGAGAGCCAATTTCACCCACTATTTCAAGCCCTCCCTGTTTGGTGGGCAAAAGCAAGCGCAGCCGCAGCAGGAAGCGATGCTATCCCTCTTTGACCTTTTCGGGGAAGCCACGGCAGCGGTACAGTACAAGCCAAACACAGGCAAACGACCCTACACGGACGAAATGCCCGGTTGGATGAAAGACGGTGCGTTGGTGCTGTTCGAGGGGCAGCTTGGCACCATACAAAGCAGAAGAACCGACCGTTTTTCCGAAATGGCCGCATGGTTCAGTCCTATAAAAGTCAACGGTGCGGACATGGAACGGGCAAAGGACTATTTTCCCGTGCGAAAGGCTTACTTCGAGTTGTCGGAAAGCGAAGCGGAAACAAGGGAAGAACAACCCTTGCTCCGTGAACGGCTGAACAAGGCATACGATGCGTTTGTGACCAAGTGGGGCAATTTCCACACGGACGGCAACAAAGAAATGATGACGCTTGACAGCTTGGGCTTTGAGGTGTATTCCATCGAAATGCAAGCGCATGGCGAGGTGGTGAAAGCCGACATCATGCGCGAGCCTGTTGCTTTCAAGAAAATAGACACATCGGTACGCCTTGCCCCGATGGAAGCGTTGGCAAGCAGCTTGAACTATTACGGCAGGGTGGATATGGTTTACCTTGCGCAATCGACAGGATGCAGCGAGAGCGAGGTGATAGAGGCGTTGGAGGGCGAAATGTTCTACAACCCCGAAACCAGCGCATGGGAAGAAAAGGGGCGCATACTTGCAGGTAACGTGGTAGAGAAATGCAAAGCGTTCGCCGGATATATCCATAGCCTTGCAGGACAGGCAAGGGCTTGGACTGAAAAAACGGTAAGGGCGTTGGAAGAGGTCACGCCCGAACTGATACCTTATGAGGAGCTTGACTTCAACATGGGCGAGCGGTGGATTCCGACAGAAGTCTATGCCGACTTTGCCGAATACCTGTTTGATGTCAAGGTCGATGTGGTGTACTTTGACGTGAACGACACCTATGTTATTTCCTTACATGGATATTCCCCTGCCGCATACAACATCTATGCCTCGCACGGTTACACAGGCGAGAAACTGTTTGCCCATGCCCTGCATGACACCATACCCGAAATAAAAAAAGAGGTGATGCGTGGCGGTGAATGGGTGAAAGTACCCGATGAAGAAGCCATGCAGGAGGTGGCAACCAAGATACAGGAGATAAGGGGCAAGTTCAACGCTTGGCTTGACAGCCAGCCTATCGCTGTCCGTGACGAGTTGGTAAGGCTCTACAACGAGCGTTTCAACTGTTATGTGCGTCCGTCCTATGACGGTTCGGCGCAAACATTCCCCCGCCTTTCCTTTGCACAGTTCCCTTACGATGACTTATACCCCTCGCAGAAAGACGCCATCTGGATGATTAAGCAGAATGGCGGCGGTGTGTGCTGGCATGAGGTAGGCGCAGGTAAAACAATGGTGATGTGCGTGGCGGCATACGAAATGAAACGCTTGGGGTTGGTACAGAAGCCTTTGATAATAGGGCTGAAAGCCAACGTGCATGAAATAGCCGACTGTTTCCGCAAGGCTTACCCATCGGCAAAGTTGCTCTATCCCGGCAAGGAGGACTTCACTCCTGCCAACCGTGAGGAACTTTTCAGCAAAATCAAGAACAATAATTGGGACTGCATCATTCTGACGCATGACCAGTTCGCAAAGATACTGCAGTCGGAAGAAACAATGTTCGGCATCATGCAACAGGAACTTGACGATGTGGAACGCTCCTTGCAGGTGCTGGAAGAAAGCGGCATGGGGTGGCGCAACCGCCGTATGCAGAAAGCGTTGGAGAAGCGGCAAGAGAACCTGTCGGCAAACCTCCTGTCGTTGAAAACACGCATTGAGGATAAGAAAGACGGAGGTATAGACTTTCATACGATGGGCATAGACCACATATTTGTAGATGAATGCCACTACTTCAAGAACTTGATGTTCCAGACACGCCACACGAGGGTTGCGGGCATCGGCAACAACCAAGGTTCACAGCGTGCTATGAACCTGCTGATTGCCATCCGTGACATACAGGAACGCACAGGCAAGGACTTGGGGGCTACATTCCTGTCGGGTACGGTGGTCGTAAATGCTTTGACCGAATTGTACGTGCTTTTCAAGTACCTGCGCCCGAAAGAGCTTGCCAAGCAGCGTGTGAGCTGCTTTGACGCATGGGCTGCTATATTTACTAAGAAAACGACTGACTACGAGTTGAACGTGACAGGTTCTATCAAACGCAAAGAGCGTTTCCGCACCTACATCAAAGTGCCGGAATTGGCGGCTTTCCTGCGTGAAATCACGGATTACCGCACGGCAGAAATGATAAATCTTGATATCCCCGACAAGAACGTGCGTTTCCTTTCGGACAAACCGACCATGGAACAGGAGGTGATGATAGAACGGTTGGTACGTTTTGCCAACAGCGGTGAATGGTCGGATTTGGGCTTGGAAGCCCCTGCGCCCGAACACATGGACAAGGCAAAGATGCTGATTGCTACCAACGTGGCAAGGAAGATGGCGTTGGATATGCGTCTGTTGAGTGACCAGTTCAGCGATGACCCTACAAACAAAGCCTCACGCTGCGCACAGACCATCTATGAGTATTATGTGAAATCGAACGCTCACCGTGGTACACAGTTCGTTTTCAGCGACCTTTCCACTTACAAGCCTAATGAGTGGAATGTTTGCCAAGACATCAAGGACAAGCTGGTGGCGATGGGCGTACCTGCCTCTGAAATCCAATTCATCCAGACCGCCAAGACCGAAAAGGCGAGGAAGAAGATTTTTGAGGGCATGAACAACGGCACTATTCGTGTATTGTTCGGGTCAACTTCCATGTTGGGAACAGGTGTCAACGCCCAGCAACGGGCGGTGGCGGTGCATCATTTGGAGATTCCCTGGCGCCCTGCCGACTTGGAACAACGCAACGGTCGGGCGGTGCGCAAAGGCAACACCGTGAAGCTGTGGGGCGGCAACGTGGTTGACATCATCATCTACGGCACGGAAAAGACCTTGGATGCCTACAAGTTCAACCTCTTACGCAACAAGCAACTTTTCATCAACCAAATCAACAACGGCACTATCGCTGTGCGCCGCATAGACGAGGACGGCATGGACGAGGACACCGGCATGAATTTCGCCGAGTTCGTGGCCATCCTTTCGGGCAATACCGACCTTTTAGACAAAGCGAAGCTCGACAACAAGATTATACAGTTGGAAAAAGAGCAGGCGGCTTTCAACAAGGAACGTTACCGTGCGGAACGTAAGGCGGAGGGCAACCGTCAAGAGATTGACAACTGCAAGTGCAACATCGGGCGCATGACAGAAGATTGGGAGCATTTCAACACCCGTAAGGAGGATCGCAACATTGAGATAAACGGCAATGCCCAACTGACAGCCGAAGAAGCAGGACGAGCCTTGCACTCAATTTCAAGGAAACACCGTGGCGGCTTTACCCCCATCGGTAGCTACAACGGCTTACGGTTGTTGGTGAGCAGCGAGTACCGTCTTGACGGCAGCTTTGACCGCAACATTTTCTTTGTGGAGGGCAAGAGCGGCTTGAAATATAAGTGTGGAATGTCCGGCTCATTGCCACCGAGTTTTGCGGCGGCTGCGGTATTTCCACAGGCCACTTTGGAAAACATACCCAAGCTGATGGAACGACAAGCCGAGCGGCAGAAACATTTGGAGGGGGAAATTATCGCCTTGCAACAAGTGATGGCACGGCGTTGGAGCAAGGAAGAAGAACTGAAACGGCTCAAACAGGAATGCAAGGAGTTGCAGGAGCGCATCAACCGCACCCTTGAAGAAGCGGAACGCCCAACCGTGCCGACACCCGGCACCGAGCCTATGACAGTACCGGCGGCATAG
- a CDS encoding PcfJ domain-containing protein produces MKPRNKFEKAVLVQSGKLRPLTKAQLSWAFRECVSHFAHRLPKGRTTCMDCGHQWVMRKATDHCVCPKCHAKLEVKNTLVRKIQQKAYFTLLEKCGEYQTLRMFLLVVEMEKGCRAAPYALEIGQYWWNADGKQTLVAIQRILGRYLDTFSFASPMTIRGDNGVYRHIATFDTCPRYSVIDTLKRNGFRSDLQDIEPAKLIPALLTDPKVETLLKAGQYDLLRYCLHSSTRLDDYWPSVKICLRNGYTITDGSMWCDTIDLLRRMGKDTHSPKYVCPADLKAEHDKLVEQRNRKEERERLVLRRKEAAQYEKDYLLQKGKFFGIVITDGMLNVRVLESVAEIAEEGTLMHHCVYANAYYRKENSLILSATIGNKRIETVEVDLKKLCVVQSRGVCNQNTEYHDRIIDLVNSNMNLIRQRISA; encoded by the coding sequence ATGAAACCACGCAACAAATTCGAGAAAGCGGTGCTTGTCCAAAGCGGCAAGCTCCGCCCTTTGACCAAGGCGCAACTTTCGTGGGCGTTCCGTGAATGCGTCAGTCACTTTGCACACCGACTGCCTAAAGGCCGGACTACCTGTATGGACTGTGGGCATCAGTGGGTAATGCGGAAAGCAACCGACCATTGCGTCTGCCCCAAGTGCCACGCAAAGTTGGAGGTGAAAAATACCCTTGTCCGCAAAATACAGCAAAAGGCATATTTTACCCTGCTTGAAAAATGCGGTGAATACCAAACCCTGCGTATGTTCCTGTTGGTGGTTGAAATGGAGAAAGGTTGCAGGGCTGCCCCATACGCTTTGGAAATCGGGCAGTATTGGTGGAATGCCGATGGCAAACAGACCCTTGTAGCCATTCAGCGCATATTGGGGCGGTACTTGGACACCTTTTCTTTCGCTTCACCGATGACCATTCGGGGAGATAACGGAGTGTACCGCCATATTGCCACTTTTGACACCTGTCCGAGATACAGCGTCATTGACACCTTGAAAAGAAATGGTTTCCGCAGCGACCTGCAAGACATTGAACCGGCAAAACTCATACCGGCATTGCTGACCGACCCGAAAGTTGAAACTCTACTGAAAGCCGGACAATATGACCTGTTGCGCTATTGCCTGCACTCATCAACTCGTCTGGATGATTACTGGCCGTCTGTGAAAATCTGCCTGCGGAATGGATATACCATTACTGACGGCTCAATGTGGTGCGATACCATCGACCTGCTTAGGCGAATGGGCAAGGACACCCACAGCCCGAAATATGTCTGCCCTGCCGACTTGAAAGCGGAACACGACAAATTGGTGGAGCAACGCAACCGCAAGGAGGAACGTGAACGCCTGGTATTGCGCCGAAAGGAAGCCGCCCAATACGAGAAAGACTACCTGTTGCAGAAAGGCAAGTTCTTCGGCATAGTCATTACGGACGGGATGCTGAACGTCAGAGTGTTGGAGAGCGTTGCCGAGATAGCGGAAGAGGGTACGCTGATGCACCATTGTGTATATGCCAACGCATACTACCGCAAGGAGAACTCTCTGATATTGTCTGCCACCATCGGCAATAAGCGCATTGAGACAGTGGAGGTTGACTTGAAAAAATTATGCGTGGTACAAAGCCGTGGCGTGTGCAACCAAAACACGGAATACCACGACCGTATCATTGACCTTGTGAACAGCAACATGAACCTGATTAGGCAACGGATAAGTGCTTAA
- a CDS encoding PcfK-like family protein yields MKGTEHFKQAIKSYLDERAKTDELFAVAYAKENKSLDNCVTFILNQIKALANEGCVGMADDDVYSLACHYFDEDDIEIGKPVNCGVIVNRHIELTEEEKAEARQRAISQYQAEELRKMQQRKSKQAAKPQETKQTEPNLFGF; encoded by the coding sequence ATGAAAGGAACTGAACATTTCAAACAGGCCATCAAGAGCTATTTGGACGAAAGAGCCAAAACGGACGAACTCTTTGCCGTGGCTTATGCTAAGGAGAACAAGAGCTTGGACAATTGTGTGACATTCATACTCAACCAAATCAAGGCACTTGCTAATGAGGGCTGTGTAGGCATGGCTGACGATGACGTGTATTCGCTCGCTTGCCATTACTTTGATGAAGATGACATCGAAATCGGCAAGCCAGTCAACTGCGGCGTGATAGTCAACAGACATATCGAACTCACCGAGGAAGAGAAAGCCGAGGCACGGCAGAGGGCTATCAGCCAATACCAAGCCGAGGAATTGCGCAAGATGCAGCAACGCAAGAGCAAGCAGGCGGCAAAACCGCAGGAGACCAAACAAACAGAACCTAACTTATTCGGCTTTTGA
- a CDS encoding DUF6926 domain-containing protein: MEKTIEKIPTWSLCYLVNGDASGLTEEELQTIDRWYKDMGVQVVSPVMDSECNLQPYFSPCPAFGLPTEVVDCDIFYIQPTKQ, from the coding sequence ATGGAAAAGACAATCGAAAAGATACCGACATGGAGCCTGTGCTACCTTGTCAATGGAGATGCAAGCGGACTGACAGAGGAAGAACTACAAACCATCGACCGCTGGTACAAGGACATGGGCGTACAAGTAGTTTCGCCCGTCATGGACAGTGAATGCAACCTGCAACCCTATTTTTCACCTTGCCCTGCTTTCGGCTTGCCGACAGAGGTAGTGGACTGCGACATCTTTTATATCCAACCCACCAAACAATGA
- a CDS encoding glyoxalase, which produces MYDYDNREDFEDYGKHCWLLTPWKGYRSATIVGQTDNGYIVQVSSGAEIVVYPDEIEIN; this is translated from the coding sequence ATGTACGATTACGACAACAGAGAAGATTTCGAGGACTACGGCAAGCATTGCTGGCTGTTGACCCCATGGAAAGGCTACCGCTCGGCAACCATTGTCGGACAGACCGACAATGGTTATATCGTCCAAGTGAGTAGCGGAGCGGAGATAGTGGTTTATCCTGACGAGATAGAGATTAATTAA
- a CDS encoding single-stranded DNA-binding protein produces MKQVENSFIITGFVAKDAEIRTFTNNDVARFPMTIGRKETKDNATNRVSAFINVEAWRKSGSASFELLKKGTLLTIEGYLKPEEWTDKNGVKQNCIKFVAKKFYEAVEKPEKAEKPQPKTRAKKQKEAA; encoded by the coding sequence ATGAAGCAAGTAGAAAATTCTTTCATCATCACAGGTTTTGTAGCAAAGGACGCTGAAATCCGCACGTTCACCAACAACGATGTAGCCCGTTTCCCGATGACAATCGGCCGCAAGGAAACCAAGGACAACGCCACCAATCGCGTGTCCGCCTTCATCAACGTGGAAGCCTGGCGCAAGAGCGGCAGCGCATCGTTCGAGTTGCTGAAAAAGGGTACGCTACTCACCATAGAGGGCTATTTGAAGCCCGAAGAGTGGACCGACAAGAACGGTGTGAAGCAGAACTGCATCAAGTTCGTGGCCAAGAAGTTCTACGAGGCAGTGGAGAAGCCGGAAAAGGCCGAGAAGCCCCAACCTAAGACTCGCGCCAAGAAACAGAAGGAGGCGGCATAG
- a CDS encoding LexA family protein, translating into MEDSHKTVVNESGVEKEDGVRLILYSADLSSELLLDFADGGIRAGFPSPAQDYTTESIDLNRELVRHPATTFYARAVGDSMKDCGIDNGDLLVIDKAIDPQEGDIVVAYIDGEFTLKRVKFDVKGDCLWLMPANKDYPPIKVTEENNFIVWGVLTYNIKRQYRRK; encoded by the coding sequence ATGGAAGATTCACATAAAACAGTCGTCAATGAATCCGGAGTAGAAAAGGAGGACGGGGTAAGGCTCATCCTCTATTCGGCCGACCTGAGCAGCGAGCTGCTGTTGGACTTTGCCGATGGTGGCATCCGTGCAGGATTCCCATCCCCTGCACAAGACTACACGACGGAGAGCATCGACCTGAACCGCGAGTTGGTTCGCCATCCCGCCACTACGTTCTATGCCCGTGCCGTAGGTGATTCGATGAAGGACTGTGGCATCGACAACGGCGACTTGTTGGTGATAGACAAGGCCATCGATCCGCAGGAGGGTGACATCGTGGTGGCCTACATTGATGGGGAATTTACATTGAAGCGGGTAAAGTTCGATGTCAAGGGTGATTGCCTTTGGCTGATGCCCGCCAACAAGGACTATCCGCCTATCAAGGTGACGGAAGAAAATAATTTCATCGTGTGGGGAGTATTGACCTACAACATCAAACGCCAATATCGGAGGAAGTGA